Proteins from one Falco naumanni isolate bFalNau1 chromosome 10, bFalNau1.pat, whole genome shotgun sequence genomic window:
- the TPX2 gene encoding targeting protein for Xklp2 isoform X5, translated as MSRAESRYSFDVPNPCINFATLNDDDDDEADKADAWFDQKANAENIPPAEYVAQASQNSTAFSKPDIIQSSVTRQGIMSESHAEEDNEAESVQASAVPPNIVGSLTSWRAAAPAKASQRAGRRQATKQRKAQQHKGLDGIEVTRNADTQVNKEEVPPLKKMRVLRVPGQTSRSVPGHVMSCSSREKLTEVSAKRAPLQGPACSPGKGKSKLTMPSTPTVLKRTNLSGKLKSTEEQELEKMQQLQKEVMELRKKNEESLKAAIAGAGQLVKRTAGQVTKPIDFHFCTENRIKHVESQPGNEYKELDFAAVLRKHPPSPVQMPKGPTVPKPFNLSQGNKRKLEETTSEYVSLAEQVEAFQKRTPSRYHLRSRKSDEGPVPAKLVKARLTKPKTPVLRTKQRFRPITCKTTAELEAEEIEKIKQYKFKAQEFNPKIFEGGALLPKKPSVKDLTQPIGFELETEKRVQERDSKKQQEEEHFEFHSRPCPTKILEDVVGVPEKKVLPITVPKSPVFTLKSRTQTSSRDEKEKEVVPVIRANPMRHYGVPFKPKMPEQRHVEVCPFSFDARDKERQIQKEKKIEEMQKEEVPKFKALPLPYFDHVQLPEKKVKNPTQPEPFNLQVDERGAAKLQIWKQQLEEDLKRQKEAACFKARPNTVVYQEPFVPKRGNKQLSESLSGSVVPESFELATEKRAKERQEFEKRLAHREAIRERCQERLRQEEEEREKEEVAKLRQEMVHKANPIRKYRNVEVKPSDQPLTTPKSPNFSDRFRC; from the exons ACCAAAAAGCCAATGCAGAGAACATCCCTCCTGCAGAATATGTGGCACAGGCCTCACAGAACAGCACTGCTTTTTCAAAGCCTGATATTATTCAGTCTTCTGTCACACGACAAGGAATAATGA GTGAGAGCCATGCCGAAGAGGACAACGAAGCAGAAAGTGTGCAAGCCAGTGCAGTTCCTCCGAATATCGTTGGATCCCTGAcgagctggagagctgctgctcctgcaaaggCCTCTCAGAG AGCGGGTAGAAGACAGGctacaaagcagagaaaagcacagcaaCATAAAGGGCTGGATGGAATCGAAGTGACAAGAAATGCTGATACCCAAGTTAACAAGGAAGAGGTTCCAcccctgaaaaaaatgagagt CCTTAGAGTACCAGGGCAAACTAGTCGATCTGTACCTGGGCATGTGATGAG TTGtagcagcagagagaagctgaCAGAAGTATCTGCAAAGAGAGCGCCCCTGCAGggtcctgcctgctccccagggaaagggaaaagcaaactgACCATGCCCTCCACGCCAACAGTGCTAAA GAGGACCAATCTTTCTGGCAAGCTGAAGAGCACAGAGGAACAGGAGCTGGAAAAGATGCAGCAGTTGCAGAAGGAGGTTATGGAGCTGCGGAAGAAGAACGAGGAGTCTCTGAAAGCAGCTATTGCTGGAGCAG GACAACTTGTGAAGAGAACTGCTGGTCAAGTAACAAAGCCAATAGACTTCCACTTCTGCACAGAGAATAGAATTAAACATGTAGAAAGCCAGCCTGGGAACGAGTACAAGGAACTGGATTTTGCAGCAGTACTGAGAAAGCATCCTCCTTCTCCG gTGCAAATGCCGAAGGGACCCACTGTCCCCAAACCTTTCAATCTGTCccagggaaacaaaagaaaacttgaagaaACCACATCAGAATATGTGTCCCTTGCTGAGCAGGTGGAAGCATTCCAAAAACGCACGCCCTCTCGTTACCATTTGAGGAGCAGGAAATCTGATGAAG GCCCAGTTCCAGCAAAGTTGGTGAAGGCTCGGCTTACAAAGCCCAAAACGCCAGTGCTTCGGACGAAGCAGCGCTTCAGACCTATCACCTGCAAAACTACAGCAGAGTTAGAAGCAGAGGAAATTgagaaaattaaaca GTACAAATTTAAAGCACAAGAATTCAATCCCAAAATCTTTGAGGGTGGAGCACTCCTGCCCAAGAAACCTTCTGTGAAGGACCTCACACAACCCATTGGCTTTGagttagaaactgaaaaaagggTTCAGGAGCGTGACagtaagaagcagcaggaggaagagcacTTTGAATTCCATTCCAGGCCATGTCCAACAAAAATCCTGGAGGATGTTGTG GGTGTTCCAGAGAAGAAGGTGCTTCCTATTACAGTTCCCAAGTCTCCAGTCTTCACCTTAAAAAGCAGAACTCAAACATCTAGCAGAGATGAAAAG GAAAAAGAGGTGGTTCCGGTGATCAGAGCTAACCCTATGCGACATTATGGAGTGCCCTTCAAACCTAAAATGCCAGAGCAGAGGCACGTGGAAGtttgccctttttcttttgatgccCGTGACAAAGAGCGGCAaatacaaaaagagaaaaaaatagaagagatgCAGAAGGAAGAG GTGCCAAAGTTCAAGGCATTACCTCTACCTTACTTTGACCATGTTCAGCTGCCAGAAAAGAAGGTCAAAAACCCAACTCAGCCAGAGCCATTCAATCTGCAGGTTGATGAACGGGGAGCTGCCAAGCTGCAGATCTGGAAACAGCAG CTTGAAGAAGActtgaaaaggcagaaagaggcAGCATGTTTTAAAGCTCGGCCTAACACAGTGGTGTACCAGGAGCCTTTTGTGCCTAAAAGGGGAAATAAGCAGTTATCAG AGAGCCTTTCTGGTTCTGTAGTTCCTGAAAGCTTTGAGCTGGCGACAGAAAAGAGAGCTAAAGAGCGGCAAGAATTTGAAAAACGATTGGCACATAGAGAAGCCATACGGGAGAGGTGTCAAGAGAGGctcaggcaggaggaagaagagcgtgaaaaggaagaagttgCCAAGCTAAGACAAGAAATG gttcaCAAGGCAAATCCAATACGCAAATACCGCAACGTAGAAGTGAAGCCCAGTGATCAGCCCCTGACTACGCCAAAGTCTCCCAACTTTTCTGATAGATTCCGATGCTGA
- the TPX2 gene encoding targeting protein for Xklp2 isoform X2: MSRAESRYSFDVPNPCINFATLNDDDDDEADKADAWFDQKANAENIPPAEYVAQASQNSTAFSKPDIIQSSVTRQGIMSESHAEEDNEAESVQASAVPPNIVGSLTSWRAAAPAKASQRAGRRQATKQRKAQQHKGLDGIEVTRNADTQVNKEEVPPLKKMRVLRVPGQTSRSVPGHVMSCSSREKLTEVSAKRAPLQGPACSPGKGKSKLTMPSTPTVLKRTNLSGKLKSTEEQELEKMQQLQKEVMELRKKNEESLKAAIAGAGQLVKRTAGQVTKPIDFHFCTENRIKHVESQPGNEYKELDFAAVLRKHPPSPVQMPKGPTVPKPFNLSQGNKRKLEETTSEYVSLAEQVEAFQKRTPSRYHLRSRKSDEGPVPAKLVKARLTKPKTPVLRTKQRFRPITCKTTAELEAEEIEKIKQYKFKAQEFNPKIFEGGALLPKKPSVKDLTQPIGFELETEKRVQERDSKKQQEEEHFEFHSRPCPTKILEDVVGVPEKKVLPITVPKSPVFTLKSRTQTSSRDEKEMFSHFLRSRPSVCVAVALEDKQEKEVVPVIRANPMRHYGVPFKPKMPEQRHVEVCPFSFDARDKERQIQKEKKIEEMQKEEVPKFKALPLPYFDHVQLPEKKVKNPTQPEPFNLQVDERGAAKLQIWKQQLEEDLKRQKEAACFKARPNTVVYQEPFVPKRGNKQLSESLSGSVVPESFELATEKRAKERQEFEKRLAHREAIRERCQERLRQEEEEREKEEVAKLRQEMVHKANPIRKYRNVEVKPSDQPLTTPKSPNFSDRFRC; the protein is encoded by the exons ACCAAAAAGCCAATGCAGAGAACATCCCTCCTGCAGAATATGTGGCACAGGCCTCACAGAACAGCACTGCTTTTTCAAAGCCTGATATTATTCAGTCTTCTGTCACACGACAAGGAATAATGA GTGAGAGCCATGCCGAAGAGGACAACGAAGCAGAAAGTGTGCAAGCCAGTGCAGTTCCTCCGAATATCGTTGGATCCCTGAcgagctggagagctgctgctcctgcaaaggCCTCTCAGAG AGCGGGTAGAAGACAGGctacaaagcagagaaaagcacagcaaCATAAAGGGCTGGATGGAATCGAAGTGACAAGAAATGCTGATACCCAAGTTAACAAGGAAGAGGTTCCAcccctgaaaaaaatgagagt CCTTAGAGTACCAGGGCAAACTAGTCGATCTGTACCTGGGCATGTGATGAG TTGtagcagcagagagaagctgaCAGAAGTATCTGCAAAGAGAGCGCCCCTGCAGggtcctgcctgctccccagggaaagggaaaagcaaactgACCATGCCCTCCACGCCAACAGTGCTAAA GAGGACCAATCTTTCTGGCAAGCTGAAGAGCACAGAGGAACAGGAGCTGGAAAAGATGCAGCAGTTGCAGAAGGAGGTTATGGAGCTGCGGAAGAAGAACGAGGAGTCTCTGAAAGCAGCTATTGCTGGAGCAG GACAACTTGTGAAGAGAACTGCTGGTCAAGTAACAAAGCCAATAGACTTCCACTTCTGCACAGAGAATAGAATTAAACATGTAGAAAGCCAGCCTGGGAACGAGTACAAGGAACTGGATTTTGCAGCAGTACTGAGAAAGCATCCTCCTTCTCCG gTGCAAATGCCGAAGGGACCCACTGTCCCCAAACCTTTCAATCTGTCccagggaaacaaaagaaaacttgaagaaACCACATCAGAATATGTGTCCCTTGCTGAGCAGGTGGAAGCATTCCAAAAACGCACGCCCTCTCGTTACCATTTGAGGAGCAGGAAATCTGATGAAG GCCCAGTTCCAGCAAAGTTGGTGAAGGCTCGGCTTACAAAGCCCAAAACGCCAGTGCTTCGGACGAAGCAGCGCTTCAGACCTATCACCTGCAAAACTACAGCAGAGTTAGAAGCAGAGGAAATTgagaaaattaaaca GTACAAATTTAAAGCACAAGAATTCAATCCCAAAATCTTTGAGGGTGGAGCACTCCTGCCCAAGAAACCTTCTGTGAAGGACCTCACACAACCCATTGGCTTTGagttagaaactgaaaaaagggTTCAGGAGCGTGACagtaagaagcagcaggaggaagagcacTTTGAATTCCATTCCAGGCCATGTCCAACAAAAATCCTGGAGGATGTTGTG GGTGTTCCAGAGAAGAAGGTGCTTCCTATTACAGTTCCCAAGTCTCCAGTCTTCACCTTAAAAAGCAGAACTCAAACATCTAGCAGAGATGAAAAG gagatgttcagccacttcctgaGAAGCAGGCCTTCAGTATGTGtagcagttgctctggaagacaaacaa GAAAAAGAGGTGGTTCCGGTGATCAGAGCTAACCCTATGCGACATTATGGAGTGCCCTTCAAACCTAAAATGCCAGAGCAGAGGCACGTGGAAGtttgccctttttcttttgatgccCGTGACAAAGAGCGGCAaatacaaaaagagaaaaaaatagaagagatgCAGAAGGAAGAG GTGCCAAAGTTCAAGGCATTACCTCTACCTTACTTTGACCATGTTCAGCTGCCAGAAAAGAAGGTCAAAAACCCAACTCAGCCAGAGCCATTCAATCTGCAGGTTGATGAACGGGGAGCTGCCAAGCTGCAGATCTGGAAACAGCAG CTTGAAGAAGActtgaaaaggcagaaagaggcAGCATGTTTTAAAGCTCGGCCTAACACAGTGGTGTACCAGGAGCCTTTTGTGCCTAAAAGGGGAAATAAGCAGTTATCAG AGAGCCTTTCTGGTTCTGTAGTTCCTGAAAGCTTTGAGCTGGCGACAGAAAAGAGAGCTAAAGAGCGGCAAGAATTTGAAAAACGATTGGCACATAGAGAAGCCATACGGGAGAGGTGTCAAGAGAGGctcaggcaggaggaagaagagcgtgaaaaggaagaagttgCCAAGCTAAGACAAGAAATG gttcaCAAGGCAAATCCAATACGCAAATACCGCAACGTAGAAGTGAAGCCCAGTGATCAGCCCCTGACTACGCCAAAGTCTCCCAACTTTTCTGATAGATTCCGATGCTGA
- the TPX2 gene encoding targeting protein for Xklp2 isoform X4, whose protein sequence is MSRAESRYSFDVPNPCINFATLNDDDDDEADKADAWFDQKANAENIPPAEYVAQASQNSTAFSKPDIIQSSVTRQGIMSESHAEEDNEAESVQASAVPPNIVGSLTSWRAAAPAKASQRAGRRQATKQRKAQQHKGLDGIEVTRNADTQVNKEEVPPLKKMRVCSSREKLTEVSAKRAPLQGPACSPGKGKSKLTMPSTPTVLKRTNLSGKLKSTEEQELEKMQQLQKEVMELRKKNEESLKAAIAGAGQLVKRTAGQVTKPIDFHFCTENRIKHVESQPGNEYKELDFAAVLRKHPPSPVQMPKGPTVPKPFNLSQGNKRKLEETTSEYVSLAEQVEAFQKRTPSRYHLRSRKSDEGPVPAKLVKARLTKPKTPVLRTKQRFRPITCKTTAELEAEEIEKIKQYKFKAQEFNPKIFEGGALLPKKPSVKDLTQPIGFELETEKRVQERDSKKQQEEEHFEFHSRPCPTKILEDVVGVPEKKVLPITVPKSPVFTLKSRTQTSSRDEKQEMFSHFLRSRPSVCVAVALEDKQEKEVVPVIRANPMRHYGVPFKPKMPEQRHVEVCPFSFDARDKERQIQKEKKIEEMQKEEVPKFKALPLPYFDHVQLPEKKVKNPTQPEPFNLQVDERGAAKLQIWKQQLEEDLKRQKEAACFKARPNTVVYQEPFVPKRGNKQLSESLSGSVVPESFELATEKRAKERQEFEKRLAHREAIRERCQERLRQEEEEREKEEVAKLRQEMVHKANPIRKYRNVEVKPSDQPLTTPKSPNFSDRFRC, encoded by the exons ACCAAAAAGCCAATGCAGAGAACATCCCTCCTGCAGAATATGTGGCACAGGCCTCACAGAACAGCACTGCTTTTTCAAAGCCTGATATTATTCAGTCTTCTGTCACACGACAAGGAATAATGA GTGAGAGCCATGCCGAAGAGGACAACGAAGCAGAAAGTGTGCAAGCCAGTGCAGTTCCTCCGAATATCGTTGGATCCCTGAcgagctggagagctgctgctcctgcaaaggCCTCTCAGAG AGCGGGTAGAAGACAGGctacaaagcagagaaaagcacagcaaCATAAAGGGCTGGATGGAATCGAAGTGACAAGAAATGCTGATACCCAAGTTAACAAGGAAGAGGTTCCAcccctgaaaaaaatgagagt TTGtagcagcagagagaagctgaCAGAAGTATCTGCAAAGAGAGCGCCCCTGCAGggtcctgcctgctccccagggaaagggaaaagcaaactgACCATGCCCTCCACGCCAACAGTGCTAAA GAGGACCAATCTTTCTGGCAAGCTGAAGAGCACAGAGGAACAGGAGCTGGAAAAGATGCAGCAGTTGCAGAAGGAGGTTATGGAGCTGCGGAAGAAGAACGAGGAGTCTCTGAAAGCAGCTATTGCTGGAGCAG GACAACTTGTGAAGAGAACTGCTGGTCAAGTAACAAAGCCAATAGACTTCCACTTCTGCACAGAGAATAGAATTAAACATGTAGAAAGCCAGCCTGGGAACGAGTACAAGGAACTGGATTTTGCAGCAGTACTGAGAAAGCATCCTCCTTCTCCG gTGCAAATGCCGAAGGGACCCACTGTCCCCAAACCTTTCAATCTGTCccagggaaacaaaagaaaacttgaagaaACCACATCAGAATATGTGTCCCTTGCTGAGCAGGTGGAAGCATTCCAAAAACGCACGCCCTCTCGTTACCATTTGAGGAGCAGGAAATCTGATGAAG GCCCAGTTCCAGCAAAGTTGGTGAAGGCTCGGCTTACAAAGCCCAAAACGCCAGTGCTTCGGACGAAGCAGCGCTTCAGACCTATCACCTGCAAAACTACAGCAGAGTTAGAAGCAGAGGAAATTgagaaaattaaaca GTACAAATTTAAAGCACAAGAATTCAATCCCAAAATCTTTGAGGGTGGAGCACTCCTGCCCAAGAAACCTTCTGTGAAGGACCTCACACAACCCATTGGCTTTGagttagaaactgaaaaaagggTTCAGGAGCGTGACagtaagaagcagcaggaggaagagcacTTTGAATTCCATTCCAGGCCATGTCCAACAAAAATCCTGGAGGATGTTGTG GGTGTTCCAGAGAAGAAGGTGCTTCCTATTACAGTTCCCAAGTCTCCAGTCTTCACCTTAAAAAGCAGAACTCAAACATCTAGCAGAGATGAAAAG caggagatgttcagccacttcctgaGAAGCAGGCCTTCAGTATGTGtagcagttgctctggaagacaaacaa GAAAAAGAGGTGGTTCCGGTGATCAGAGCTAACCCTATGCGACATTATGGAGTGCCCTTCAAACCTAAAATGCCAGAGCAGAGGCACGTGGAAGtttgccctttttcttttgatgccCGTGACAAAGAGCGGCAaatacaaaaagagaaaaaaatagaagagatgCAGAAGGAAGAG GTGCCAAAGTTCAAGGCATTACCTCTACCTTACTTTGACCATGTTCAGCTGCCAGAAAAGAAGGTCAAAAACCCAACTCAGCCAGAGCCATTCAATCTGCAGGTTGATGAACGGGGAGCTGCCAAGCTGCAGATCTGGAAACAGCAG CTTGAAGAAGActtgaaaaggcagaaagaggcAGCATGTTTTAAAGCTCGGCCTAACACAGTGGTGTACCAGGAGCCTTTTGTGCCTAAAAGGGGAAATAAGCAGTTATCAG AGAGCCTTTCTGGTTCTGTAGTTCCTGAAAGCTTTGAGCTGGCGACAGAAAAGAGAGCTAAAGAGCGGCAAGAATTTGAAAAACGATTGGCACATAGAGAAGCCATACGGGAGAGGTGTCAAGAGAGGctcaggcaggaggaagaagagcgtgaaaaggaagaagttgCCAAGCTAAGACAAGAAATG gttcaCAAGGCAAATCCAATACGCAAATACCGCAACGTAGAAGTGAAGCCCAGTGATCAGCCCCTGACTACGCCAAAGTCTCCCAACTTTTCTGATAGATTCCGATGCTGA
- the TPX2 gene encoding targeting protein for Xklp2 isoform X3: MSRAESRYSFDVPNPCINFATLNDDDDDEADKADAWFDQKANAENIPPAEYVAQASQNSTAFSKPDIIQSSVTRQGIMSESHAEEDNEAESVQASAVPPNIVGSLTSWRAAAPAKASQRAGRRQATKQRKAQQHKGLDGIEVTRNADTQVNKEEVPPLKKMRVLRVPGQTSRSVPGHVMSCSSREKLTEVSAKRAPLQGPACSPGKGKSKLTMPSTPTVLKRTNLSGKLKSTEEQELEKMQQLQKEVMELRKKNEESLKAAIAGAGQLVKRTAGQVTKPIDFHFCTENRIKHVESQPGNEYKELDFAAVLRKHPPSPVQMPKGPTVPKPFNLSQGNKRKLEETTSEYVSLAEQVEAFQKRTPSRYHLRSRKSDEGPVPAKLVKARLTKPKTPVLRTKQRFRPITCKTTAELEAEEIEKIKQYKFKAQEFNPKIFEGGALLPKKPSVKDLTQPIGFELETEKRVQERDSKKQQEEEHFEFHSRPCPTKILEDVVGVPEKKVLPITVPKSPVFTLKSRTQTSSRDEKQEMFSHFLRSRPSVCVAVALEDKQEKEVVPVIRANPMRHYGVPFKPKMPEQRHVEVCPFSFDARDKERQIQKEKKIEEMQKEEVPKFKALPLPYFDHVQLPEKKVKNPTQPEPFNLQVDERGAAKLQIWKQQLEEDLKRQKEAACFKARPNTVVYQEPFVPKRGNKQLSVPESFELATEKRAKERQEFEKRLAHREAIRERCQERLRQEEEEREKEEVAKLRQEMVHKANPIRKYRNVEVKPSDQPLTTPKSPNFSDRFRC; the protein is encoded by the exons ACCAAAAAGCCAATGCAGAGAACATCCCTCCTGCAGAATATGTGGCACAGGCCTCACAGAACAGCACTGCTTTTTCAAAGCCTGATATTATTCAGTCTTCTGTCACACGACAAGGAATAATGA GTGAGAGCCATGCCGAAGAGGACAACGAAGCAGAAAGTGTGCAAGCCAGTGCAGTTCCTCCGAATATCGTTGGATCCCTGAcgagctggagagctgctgctcctgcaaaggCCTCTCAGAG AGCGGGTAGAAGACAGGctacaaagcagagaaaagcacagcaaCATAAAGGGCTGGATGGAATCGAAGTGACAAGAAATGCTGATACCCAAGTTAACAAGGAAGAGGTTCCAcccctgaaaaaaatgagagt CCTTAGAGTACCAGGGCAAACTAGTCGATCTGTACCTGGGCATGTGATGAG TTGtagcagcagagagaagctgaCAGAAGTATCTGCAAAGAGAGCGCCCCTGCAGggtcctgcctgctccccagggaaagggaaaagcaaactgACCATGCCCTCCACGCCAACAGTGCTAAA GAGGACCAATCTTTCTGGCAAGCTGAAGAGCACAGAGGAACAGGAGCTGGAAAAGATGCAGCAGTTGCAGAAGGAGGTTATGGAGCTGCGGAAGAAGAACGAGGAGTCTCTGAAAGCAGCTATTGCTGGAGCAG GACAACTTGTGAAGAGAACTGCTGGTCAAGTAACAAAGCCAATAGACTTCCACTTCTGCACAGAGAATAGAATTAAACATGTAGAAAGCCAGCCTGGGAACGAGTACAAGGAACTGGATTTTGCAGCAGTACTGAGAAAGCATCCTCCTTCTCCG gTGCAAATGCCGAAGGGACCCACTGTCCCCAAACCTTTCAATCTGTCccagggaaacaaaagaaaacttgaagaaACCACATCAGAATATGTGTCCCTTGCTGAGCAGGTGGAAGCATTCCAAAAACGCACGCCCTCTCGTTACCATTTGAGGAGCAGGAAATCTGATGAAG GCCCAGTTCCAGCAAAGTTGGTGAAGGCTCGGCTTACAAAGCCCAAAACGCCAGTGCTTCGGACGAAGCAGCGCTTCAGACCTATCACCTGCAAAACTACAGCAGAGTTAGAAGCAGAGGAAATTgagaaaattaaaca GTACAAATTTAAAGCACAAGAATTCAATCCCAAAATCTTTGAGGGTGGAGCACTCCTGCCCAAGAAACCTTCTGTGAAGGACCTCACACAACCCATTGGCTTTGagttagaaactgaaaaaagggTTCAGGAGCGTGACagtaagaagcagcaggaggaagagcacTTTGAATTCCATTCCAGGCCATGTCCAACAAAAATCCTGGAGGATGTTGTG GGTGTTCCAGAGAAGAAGGTGCTTCCTATTACAGTTCCCAAGTCTCCAGTCTTCACCTTAAAAAGCAGAACTCAAACATCTAGCAGAGATGAAAAG caggagatgttcagccacttcctgaGAAGCAGGCCTTCAGTATGTGtagcagttgctctggaagacaaacaa GAAAAAGAGGTGGTTCCGGTGATCAGAGCTAACCCTATGCGACATTATGGAGTGCCCTTCAAACCTAAAATGCCAGAGCAGAGGCACGTGGAAGtttgccctttttcttttgatgccCGTGACAAAGAGCGGCAaatacaaaaagagaaaaaaatagaagagatgCAGAAGGAAGAG GTGCCAAAGTTCAAGGCATTACCTCTACCTTACTTTGACCATGTTCAGCTGCCAGAAAAGAAGGTCAAAAACCCAACTCAGCCAGAGCCATTCAATCTGCAGGTTGATGAACGGGGAGCTGCCAAGCTGCAGATCTGGAAACAGCAG CTTGAAGAAGActtgaaaaggcagaaagaggcAGCATGTTTTAAAGCTCGGCCTAACACAGTGGTGTACCAGGAGCCTTTTGTGCCTAAAAGGGGAAATAAGCAGTTATCAG TTCCTGAAAGCTTTGAGCTGGCGACAGAAAAGAGAGCTAAAGAGCGGCAAGAATTTGAAAAACGATTGGCACATAGAGAAGCCATACGGGAGAGGTGTCAAGAGAGGctcaggcaggaggaagaagagcgtgaaaaggaagaagttgCCAAGCTAAGACAAGAAATG gttcaCAAGGCAAATCCAATACGCAAATACCGCAACGTAGAAGTGAAGCCCAGTGATCAGCCCCTGACTACGCCAAAGTCTCCCAACTTTTCTGATAGATTCCGATGCTGA